The Rhizophagus irregularis chromosome 12, complete sequence sequence TATTGAAATTTCGGTAGAATTCATCGAAATTGAATCATTCGCATTTAAACTTTCACATCTTTCTTGTTCTTGTCGTGATTGTTGGTTTGATTGTTGGTTTGATTGTTGGTTTGACTGCTGTGATGATTGCTGTTCTCCCAATGACCGTTTGATAAAAGCTATTAAACGTTTCAAttctttataatcaatatatgcTTTTTTCCATTCTGGTACCAATTCAGATCGAAGAACTTTagcaaatttcataatttttaaaaaaactataaatcaattcaatgaataattttaatttttttttttttttttatttatttattcgaaaaaattcaaagaaattattttgacTGATTTAAATATggattatatacatatatatagaagtttaggtttttttttcaacgcCATCTTACCTTAAGAAGTATAAACTGTTTGATCATATGAAGTCACGACAATcccaattaaaaattcaaagtaAATCGGTTTATCaccagtaaaaaatttttattgaataaaattttcacgCGCACAATTATTTAAACCATCCCATTTTCCTCCTTATTCAAATTAACGCAAATAGTTGGTTCATTCTTTTTACCCATCCAATCACCTTCATAGTTATATCCTTCATTATGTCCTTTCTTttctctattattattattattattattattataaaactgaGGATACATTCTCAGTTCATTATTTAAACCAAAACGTATTTCTCTACTTTTTCTTGTAGTAAATctctttttccaaaaatatttaaaaatataaccggccataaataaataaaataatatcatcaaaGTAAAACATGCGAAACATAATTTGCCACAAATATTTGTTGATGAATTTAATTCAGAATCATTTTGAAGatgattattttcattattgttgATGATTTCTTTATTGTGTTTATGAAGTGTTCGTAATTTAATATTGTGATGATATTCTCTGTGAGACAAGATTGTTTGAAATAGAAATTGAATAAGAAggagaataataatataacgaAAGTACATTgttaaaggaaaaagaaaaaaaaatgaattcgGAAAAAAGAATCTATGATTTAGGgcaatcattttttaattattaaattccttTAATAGCATAGCCTcattaaacaataataaaaagcCCCACTACGTTTTTTAATCGACTGTACGCCATTTGTGACcaattatagaaattatttttaaagccCCCGGAGCgctggtttttttttacaaaatgaaaCCGATTACGTCAAATGATCAAATGactctttatttttatattttaggcATGacttttttatgatctttaggATTATTATATCACATTATACGTGTACAATATGTCATTCCTTATGTCAACTAATCAGAAAAGTTATATTCCTGAAAATCATGCAATCCACGCGCGCCTTAACTgccaaaaagaaaaaaataaagaaaaaaaataaaaaattcttatttgtttattaataacacCTATTATCGTATCAAAATCAGGTTAGTCAATAAAATATGTGGTGCAGGTACTTGTGCAGGTTCATCGAGGCTTAATCGCATCATAATTATTGATTAAACTAAAAGTGTTTATAATCTGCATACATTAAATACATAAGATTTCCCAAGAAGCAGGGAGAAAAAACAACTTTGATTGTTACAAAATTTTCTctcagtttatttattatttaccaaAGTTTCTGACCATTGGAGGTGTACAAAAGATATGAGaccatattttatttgttaataaaatttaaataacaaatgaaCTTTTTGTACTTATGTCGTAAAActttaattgttatataaattCAAGTAAAGAAAGATAAAAGTGGGAAAATAATGAACAATTAGACGAACCAATTAGacaaagtaaattattaattctattatttgtgtacgaaattatatttattgttgtTTATTTTGCAGATCACCGTTCACTTTGAAACAAAGTAAATTATGGGATTTAAATCAGGAAGAAATTCAGTGACAATgaacataaattaatttgtcaaTCCAATCCTAAACgaatcataataatttgtatatctatgtacagtatatcaatgtcaacaaatataaataaactagtAAAGACTGGGAACTCATAACTTCTTTAGGTTAATTGTTgaattattatagtataaaattcCAAACTATATATGTTCAATTATccatgatatattattaactgATTTAAGCGATTAATAcgaattaatatatttttattaatcacttaaaatatatttaaattatatacatttcGTAATTCGCAATTCGTTACGTTATACATTAAACCTCAAAATTATGgactaaattattttttggatttataCCGTTACTAGCCAGTAGCCAGTAGGACCGGGCTCTGCCCCGGTCTGCtagctaatattttagggTTAATTTGGGTAATTTGGAAGTAATTGTCAAAGATttgtatgtattttttatttattttaatttatttcaagaAGAGGAGTGAAACGTTATCTATTACAGTAAAAGCGTGTGCTAACAAAAGCTACATAGGCGATTCAAGTAATTGGAACTATGTATCTCATCCCGCGAGCAGTCGAACTAAACTATACTAGAAGTAAAACTACGCTACAACTAGTACAAAGATTTGTATGTAAAtcaagtaaaataatataaatattgcaGGGCGATCGATACGTGATCGCATCACATGCCTTCAAAATTTAGGTCTCAAAAAAACTATAACTATAATTTATTGAGGAGATCAGGAGaacaattaatgaaaattaaacaatttaataaactttttgttACGTGTAAAATCTTAAATATGTTACACCGTAACACATTATTATATGTTgattaacataaataaatttaagttgCGTTATTATGTTATCATCATAACTGACTGGTTCATCCTGAATGCTAGAATGCCATTCAATTCTACATTAATGACTGATATAGGAAATTCGGTTCTgtatataaatagtaaaatccAATAGCGAAAGTAAGGGATAATGTTTCAAATCTTTTGTGTAATATTTGAGTAACATAAAGAAGAacgatttatatattatatatatacatatttttttttcctttttttcttatgttctttattctttgatcttcaaaaatcttttaaaaaatgataaaaatgaaaaaattttcaaaaacttttaataaattaatcatatcCTTTAAAAAACGTTCAAATCAAAAGGAGAAACCTATAAGAGAAGGAATTGCACCAATTTTACCAACGGAATGTAtgcaaaagatttttaattatattaaagatgataattcatctaaattatattcatcattattagtaaataGATATTGGAGTAAAAATGTCGTTCCATTTTTATGGGATCGACCATTTCAATCGTGCTCAAAACAAAATCgttataaacttataaatactttattaatgtTCTTTAGTTTAGAAGAAACAggattaattaattctaaattaaaagcatataatattataattcctACACAACCAAATcctatatttaattatacgGCCATGATACATGAAATTCATTATTTGGAATTGGAGAAATTTGTTTTATCttatttgaagaaaatcaCTTTTATATCAGCCAATGAAATCCATCAAAAAGTACAAGTTCTTTTTATAACTGGTTCATTATTTCAAATGTTTTTAAGACAAAGTATAAACTTAAAATCTCttataattgataaagaaatttatactATGGATTTACCtgatatttctatttttactgaatcaaattcaaatcttttaaatctttcaaaacttaaaattgattatgatagtaaaaaaattcttaacacgatacatttattaaatcatatttcagaattatctcataatattaaaattttagaattgaaatttaatatcaatgcttataatgatgaattattacaATCAATTTCTAAAACTATAAGATCACAAAAAGAATTGAgagaatttaatttatcaaatgttAAATGTGCTGAGATTGAATCTGTGATGATGTCATTACTTACTCATGATAACACATTAACTTCGATCACATTGGCTTTCATTAAATTGGATCAAACATCGTTAGATATTCTTTTAAGTTTGAgccaattaaaaatattaaaattatgttattgtGAAGgtttagataattataatttatctaataataattttaatttaaatactttacaTTTAGTTGAATTATCTACTGATTTGGAACAAATTATACATCCTATTTTACAATCAACAGGAAAATCTATCAAACAATTAGgttttaatattgaatatatggAAAGTCTTGAtatagttttaaattattgtccAAATCttgatgaaataattttatattatttatctaacgataatcaaaataataaatttgttaataaaattattaatagattagAAAATTCTTGGAAAGAAGAATTATCATTACTTCCTTTTCATAACAAAGAAATTTCAATGAAAAccttaatttatcattaagaTTGATGGCGTGGCGCAgattcttaaatatttattatatctattaactatttttgaaatttcatttataattcaattctttgatctttttcttttttcatcgttttatttaaaaataaaaaaaaaagttgattttttttttttcaaaaattttttttttttttatatccatACAACCAtgaagaataattattattttgttttgaaaattttatttattagtttgtttcaatttcttattaaattaaacGCTCAAACATTTCGAACATTTACACCTTCGCCACGAGATTTACATACAACAACTCTTATTGAAGAAAAACTTTACATTTCAGGTGGAACACTTTATGGAAACAATAGTCATCGTGATGATGGTATAATTAATTCGAAAGATTATATTCCAGGGGatgtatttttttaccttGACGTTTCAGTCCGATTTAATACACAAAATTTAACGTGGAGGccattattaaaagatattgaaaattcTCCTTCACATAATGGTGCTTCAGCGGCAGTTGGTGGTAATAAGAAAGatactatatttataattgatatgaATTCGGAtgtatattcatataatacgaaagaaaataaatggGTTAAACCAACAATTTCAGGTGTGAAACCTGTTGGAAGAAGAAATATGAATTCGGTTGTTGataaaaaaggtaaaatatacttattcgGAGGTTATACGGAAGAAccatcattaaaatattacaattctATGAATATACTTGatactaaaaaattaagttGGAATATTGGTAAAATGATTGATTTGATGGCAACTTATTATTCCACATCTTTGTATTATGAAGCTGCTAATTATGCTCCAGCTTCATATGGTGCTACATTATTACCTAGTggtgaaataatttatttgggTGGAAGAGACGAAAAAATTACCAGAATGGGTAACataagtaatatttttgattttgataaagtttttatatatgatacgAAAAAAGATGAATGGAAAATGCAATATACATTACCAAGAGTTGTGAATGGTATCATTCCAAGAGGCAGATGGGGATTTTCATCGGTACTTGGATTGgataaaaaaaggataattatTTACGGAGGTTCATATAATCTTAATCTTGATGGAGGAATAACAAACACTGATTTTCCTCCCATAATTGTATTAGAGATTGAACATTTTGAATGGTATCGACCAACAATTTCAGGATCTATTCCAACAATTACACGATGTGAACATACCGCTACCGTAGTTGGAATATACATGATCGTATTATTCggtaaaaataatgaaaaaccTTTTGATGTaccaaattataaattgtatgGAGATAGTGAtgtattatttcttaatattagtgataatgaaaattttatttggacGACATCTTTTGAACCtccaaagaaaaagaatattccTTTCTTAGTTGGAATAACTGTAGTTCCAATTAC is a genomic window containing:
- a CDS encoding uncharacterized protein (SECRETED:cutsite_ILS-HR; SECRETED:prob_0.7608); SECRETED:SignalP(1-21), which encodes MYFRYIIILLLIQFLFQTILSHREYHHNIKLRTLHKHNKEIINNNENNHLQNDSELNSSTNICGKLCFACFTLMILFYLFMAGYIFKYFWKKRFTTRKSREIRFGLNNELRMYPQFYNNNNNNNNREKKGHNEGYNYEGDWMGKKNEPTICVNLNKEENGMV